TTTAGAACAATCACTTATAGGTAAAAAGTCTATAAATAATAAAAAATAGTAACAAATTAATGCACTTTTAAAGTTTTTCAGCGCGGCTTTGATTCTGAAAAATGAGTGGAAGAATGATCCCCGGCTAAAGAAAAGCGGATTTGGCAAGGCTTATCCCCGATCTATGCACAATTCTGTTCACAAACGGCCACGCCCTGAAACCAAAAAAACTGTTGTTTCTGAATAAATTACAGGGACATTTTATTGACGTCCCAAATCAGACCATGCTATCCCATAAATATCCATGTATGCTCAAGGACAGAGCGGACCACGGACGATGGAGCACAAGGCGCCAAGTCAGGAAGGCAAGGGGCTGGTCTGGAGACTTGTTTTTTTTAGGAGAGGCTTTGGCGCTCTTTATCTCGACATTCACCAACAAGCTGGACAGGAAGGGCCGCGTCTCCGTCCCCGCGCCGTTCCGCGCCGCGTTGGGAGAGCGCCTGCATCTGGGTGTCGTTCTCTTCCGCTCCCACAACCACCCGTGCCTCGAAGGCTTCGAATGGGATCGCATGGATGAAATCAGCCAGCGTCTTGAGCATTACGATCTCTTTTCCGACGATCAGGACGATCTCGCCACCGCCATCTTCGGCGAAAGCGTGCATCTTCAATTCGACGGCGAGGGGCGCGTGATGCTCACGCAGGATCTGATTGAATTTTCCGGCCTGGACGATTACGCGACCTTTGTCGGGCTGGGCCGCAAGTTTCAGATCTGGCAGCCGGGGGCGTTCGAGGAGCGCAAGAAAACGGCAAGGTCTCAGGTCCGCGAAAAGCGCCTGACGATTCCTGCCGACCGGGAGGGCAGCCCATGAGAGCGGTAGGCGCAAGCGAACACGCCCCCGTGATGTTGCCCGAAGTGCTGCGGGCGCTCGAACCCCGCGACGGCGCCGTCTATGTCGATGGAACCTTCGGCGCGGGCGGCTACACACGGGCCATTCTGGAAGCGGCGGATTGCACGGTCATCGCCCTTGATCGGGATGTGAGCGTCGAAAAATATGCACGGAACTTGAAGGAAAAATTCGGGGAGCGGTTGATCTTTGTGCGCGGATGCTTCGGTGACGTCGAAAGTATTCTGCAAAAAAACGGTTTCGCGAAGGTGGACGGTTTCGTCCTCGATCTTGGCGTCTCCTCGATGCAACTCGACCAGAGAGAGCGGGGGTTTTCCTTTCGCTTGGCAGGCCCGCTCGATATGCGGATGGATGCCGCGTCCGGTGCTACCGCCGCCGATTTGGTCAACACAATGAAGGAAAGCGACCTCGCAGATGTGATTTATAAATACGGCGAGGAGCGCCGCTCCCGCAAAATCGCTAACCGCATAATCAATCAGCGCGCCCAAAAACCTTTTGAAACGACCCTCGAACTGGCCGATGCCGTCCGCGCCGTCGTTCCGCGTTCGCCCAAAGATAAAAGTGATCCGGCGACCCGCACCTTCCAGGCGCTAAGAATCGCCGTGAACGATGAACTCGGCGAACTTGAGCGCACCCTCGCAGCGTCCGAAAAAATTCTCTCCCCCGGCGGCCGTCTGGTCGTCGTCACCTTCCACTCCCTCGAAGATTCCATCGTCAAGAATTTCATCCGCGAAAAGTCGGGGCGCACACCCTCCGGCTCCCGCCACTTCCCCGAAAAATCCCCGCAAAAAGCCGATCCGGTCTTTGTGTCTCTCTACAACAAGGCCATCAGCCCCTCCGAAGAAGAAACCTCATTCAACTCCCGCTCACGCTCTGCAAAATTGCGGGGCGCCGCCAGAACCCCCTTTACTGACCGAAAGGACACCCTATGAAAAAAACCTTTCTCAACCATCTCGCCGTTCTCCTCGTCATGTCCCTGAGCGCCGGCACCCTGATGCATATCAGCCAAAGCGTCAACCGCTCCGAAAAACAGCTCGCCCGTCTCGACCTCTCCGTTGCCGGGGAGCAGGAGTCGGTCAAGGTTCTTGAGGCTGAATGGAGCCTGCTCAATAGCCCCGAGCGCATCGAGGCGCTGGCAAAAAAATATCTCGGCCTCACCCTGCCGGAGCCCGCCCAGCTCGTCTCCGAACCGGAGAATATCAGCGAGTATAACGAGGGCGCTTTGATCCCCGCTTCTCTGGAAATGCCGCAGGAGGGAACATACCCCGCAATCATCCCCCGCAAGCCCGAGCGTCTTCCCGCGCCTCAGGAACAAGAGGAAACGAACCGCCCATGAGGCTCAGAAGTCACAGGCGCAACATTATTCATCTGGAGGGCGAGCAAAGCGCGGCGCTCCAACTGGCTTATGGCCGCTTGATCCTGTTGGGCGGGCTATTTGCCCTTGCCTATCTGTTGATCGCCGCCCGCACCATTGATCTCATGATTGTGCAGGGCAGGCACTTTGAATCCACGCAAGACTCCGAGGAACTCTCGCGCCTCGCCCGCTCGCAGGATTTGCTGGATCATGTCCGCCGCGGCAATATTTACGACCGCAACGGCGTCCTGCTGGCGACCAGCCTGAAGACTCCATCGTTGTATGCCGATCCGGAACTCCTTCTTGATAAGCCGAAAGTCTCAAAAGCCCTCACGGAAATTTTCCCTGACCTGAAGGAACAGGAAACACTGGCGAAAATCAGCATTCCCAAATCCCGCTATGCGTGGCTCCGTCCCAACATCTCGCCGCAGCAGCAGGAAAAAATTCTCGATCTCGGCGAACCCGGCCTCGCCTTCGAATACGCTGATAGCCGCATCTACCCGCAGGGAAAAATGGCCGCGCACCTGATCGGCTATACCGGGCGCGACGGGCGCGGCCTCTCCGGCATCGAAAGAAGCGCCCAGAAAACGTTGGAGCAGGGGCAGGACATCAGCCTGACCCTTGATGTCCGGCTTCAGCACGCCCTGCGCCGCGAGATAGAAACAGCCATAACGGAATTCAGCGCACAGGCGGGCGTGGGAGTGATACTCGACGCACAGACGGGCGAAATGCTGGCCGGAGTCTCGCTGCCCGATTACGACCTCAACGCCAACAGCCTGTATGTCTCCGATGAGGAGAAATATAAGGAGATACTGAGAAACCGCGTCACGATGGGGGTCTACGAATTCGGCTCGGTCTTCAAGATTTTCACCACCGCCGCGCTGCTGGAAACGCAGGACGCGCCGCTGGCCACGACCTTCGATGCGCGCAAACCCCTGAAAATCGACGGCCACACGATCAACGACTACCACGCGCAAAAGCGGATCATGACCGTGCCCGAAGTCTTTATGCATTCCTCCAACATCGGCTCGGCCATGATGGCGCAAGCGGTCGGCATGGACAAACTCAAGGCGTTTCTCTCCGACCTCGGCCTGATGGATAAACCCTCTTTCGATATCCGTGAAGTTAGCAAACCTCTGCTCCCGCCCGAACCGTGGGCGGGATCCTCGCTCGTCACCGTTTCTTATGGACACGGGATATCGGTCTCTGCCTTGCAGCTCTGCGTCGCCACCGCCACGATTATCAACGGCGGCCTGCAAATCCACCCGAAGCTGATCCTCAAATCAGGTGCGGACAATATCAAACCACAGGCACGGATCCTCTCGGCGGAAACCTCGGAAAAAATGCGTGGCCTCCTGCGTCTGGTGGTCACAAAGGGCACGGGCGGCAAGGCCGACGTTCCCGGCTATTATGTCGGCGGAAAAACCGGAACTGCGGAAAAAAGCGGCGGCAAGAAGGGCTACAACCGCAAGAGCCTGCTCTCCTCCTTTATCGGCGCGTTTCCCATCGACAACCCGCGCTATGTGGTCTTCGTGATGATCGACGAGCCGCAGGGCACAAAGAAAAGCTACGGCTACGCCACCGGCGGCTGGGTCGCCGCGCCTGTCGTGGCGCGGGTCGTGACCTCCATGGCCGCCATCCTCGGCCTCCCGTCCGATAATTACGTCGAAGCGCAGGATATCAGCCTGCCGCTGCAGCAATACATCAAGCCCGAACACCCGGAGAAGAAACTGGCCTCCAATGAGCAGTGATATTGAAAAAAACTTAAGGGAAACCACCCATAGGGTTCTCTCTGGCGCGTTTGCGGGTATCACGCAGGACAGCCGTGAGGTCAAGTCGGGTTATATTTTCGCGGCGCTTCAGGGAACAAAGGTCGATGGCCGCGACTTCATACCGCAGGCTTTGGAAAACGGCGCGACGGGCATCATCGCCAAGACGGGAACGAAATTGCCGGAAGAATATAAAAAATGTCCGCCCTGGAACCCGAGTCCGGAAGTACGCAAACGACTTGGCATTGAACCGTTTGAAAGGCCACCCCACGAAGAGTTCGGCAAATCAATGTCACGGTACTACAAATACTCGGAAGCGCCTCGGTCTAAAAGTGATATGGGGATTATGCTAATCGAGGCCGACAATCCGCATAAGGAATTCAGCAAATGGTGCGGAACTCTTTATTTTCATCAACCCTCCACCATCGCCGCCGTCACCGGAACGAACGGCAAGACCTCGACCGCCCATTTCACCGCCCAGCTTTGGAAATCTCTCGGCCATCAATCCGCCAGCATGGGCACGCTCGGCATCATGAAAGACGGAAAGATCGCCGCATCCGCCTCCATGACCACACCCGATCCCGTCACCCTGCATAAAAATCTGGCGGAGATGGCGAAGGAGGGGATTACCCATCTCTGTATGGAAGCCTCCAGCCACGGCCTTGAGCAATACCGCATCGACGGCGTCCGCATCGGCGTCGCGGGCTACACCAACATCTCCCGCGATCATCTGGATTACCACAAGGATATGGAGAGCTACCTCGCCGCGAAGCTGCGCCTCTTTTCCGAAGTGCTGAGAAAGAACAGCACCGTCGTCCTCAATGCCGATGTGCCCGAATACGAAACACTCGAAAAAACCTGCAAGGATGCGGGCCACACCATCATCTCTTATGGGCAGAAAGCAGAAACCCTGAAGTTAATAAAGAGCGTTCCTAATCCCGGCGGTCAGCTTTTGGAGCTTTCAATCGAAGGCAAAAAACACACGCTGAAACTCCCGCTCGTCGGCGGCTTTCAGGTCATGAACGCGCTCTGCGCCCTCGGTCTGGTCTGGGCCGAGGAAAAAGACAGGCTGGACACGCTCTTGAAAGCCCTCGAAAACCTGCAGCCCGTTCCCGGCCGTCTGCAGAAGATCGAAGGTCCGAAAGACGTCTATGTCGATTACGCCCACACGCCCGACGCGCTGGAAACCGTCCTGAAAGCTTTGCGCCCGCACACGGCAGGCAAATTGATCTGCCTCTTCGGCTGCGGGGGGGACCGCGACCCCGGCAAGCGCCCGATCATGGGGGAAATCGCCGCACGCCTCGCAAACAGAATAATTGTGACCGACGACAATCCGCGCACCGAAAAACCCGAATCCATCCGCGCCGCCATTCTCAACGGTATCGGCAAGGGCAAGCCCGTACAGGACATCGGCGACCGCCGCGAAGCCATCCGCACAGCCATAAAGGAAATGAAAGAGGGCGACGTCCTGCTTGTGGCCGGAAAAGGTCATGAAACCGGACAGATTATTGGAAACATCACAACCCCCTTCGACGACGCGCAGGAGGTCCGCAACGCCATGACCTGAAGTATCAGAAAAGACTTAAAACTGAGTTCTCTTAAGTAAAAGAAATGAAAGCACATTATGATTGAAAACAATCGGTTCTACTGGTCCATCCTCAAAACCCGCACCGTCACCGTCAGCGTCAGCCCCCGCGCTAGCGTTAAGGGCGTGGTTTTCGCCGTCAACAAGCTCATTGATATCGGCGATGGGCGTCAGACGGTCTTCCTCGACCATGTGGATGCCCCGCAGGCATCACCCCGCCGCCCCGGCGCAAACAACGAATTGGCAATTCCCTTTAAAATGGGTAATCTGGATTTCGTGTATATTTCCCGCCGTGTACCCATAGTAAGAGACGTCAGCGTTTTGATTTCTGAGTTATATAAAGAGGCGAAAGTCGAAAGAATCGTGCCGGAGGTTATCAGCCCCGGCGATCTCCTTGTTTTCCGTCAGGGCGATGAAGAGGCGGGCATACGCATGGTCGATGCCCTGCGCCTGATTTACCCCGAACAAAAACAGAGCCGGAGCGGCCATGTTCTATAATATCCTCTTCCCCCTGCATTATTACGTCAGCTTTTTCAACCTGTTCGGTTACGTCACCTTCCGCACGGGCGGCGCCATTATGACGTCCCTGATTATCTGCTTCCTCATCGCCCCGCGTATGATTGCGTGGCTCAAGATGAAACAGAAAGAAGGCCAGCCGATCCGCGACGACGGGCCGGAAACCCACTTCAAGAAGGCCGGAACCCCGACCATGGGCGGCCTGATGATCCTGATTTCCGTAAGCATCAGCACGATTCTCTGGGCCGACCTCGCCAATCCCTTCGTCTGGCTGGCTCTGCTGGTGATGGTCGGCTACGGCGCCATCGGCTTTGCCGACGATTACCTGAAACTCACCAAGAAAAACCCCAAGGGGCTATCGGGAAAGCGCAAGCTGGCCGCGCAGTTCGGAATTTCCTTCCTCGTGACCATAGGAATTATGTTCGCCTTGCCCGATGCCTTCAGCACCCACGTCGCGCCGCCCTTCTTCAAGAATGTGCTGTTTAACCTGTCATGGTTTTTCATCCCCTGGTCGATGCTCGTCATCGTCGGCTCGTCCAACGCGGTCAATCTGACCGACGGACTTGATGGTTTGGCCATCGTTCCCGTGGCCATTGTTGCTGCCTGTTTCGGCCTGATTGCTTACCTCGCGGGACGGCAGGATTTCTCCGAATACCTCTTTATCCCCTTTATCCCCGGTACGGCGGAACTCGCCATCATCTGCGGCGCTCTGATCGGGGGTGCCATGGGCTTCCTCTGGTACAACGCCCCGCCCGCAGCCATCTTCATGGGTGACACAGGCTCACTGGCGATGGGCGGACTTCTCGGCGCGATTTCCGTCATGGTCAAGCATGAAATCGTTCTGGCCATCGTCGGCGGCTTGTTTGTTCTGGAAACCGTGTCGGTCATCATTCAGGTGGCTTCATTTAAACTGACCGGCAAGAGGGTCTTCGCCATGGCCCCAATCCACCACCATTTCGAGAAAAAAGGCTGGTCGGAGCCGACCATCGTCATTCGTTTCTGGATTATCGCAATGATTCTGGCCCTGATCGGGCTGGCAACCCTCAAGCTCCGCTGATACGCTAAGGCATGGTCAAGTTAAAGACATACGTAAACTCTCTGCCGAAGAAAAAAGTTCTGGTCTACGGGCTGGGCCGCAGCGGGATGTCCGCCGTGAAGGCTCTTAAAAAAGCCGGAGCGGAAGTTGTCGCGGGTGACGACCGCCCCGAAGCCTTGCAGGAAGCCCGCAAGCTGAAAATCGAAACCCTCGACGACGGGCGTCAGGATTTCAAGGAATTCGCCTTTATCGTACTCTCCCCCGGCGTTCCCTATACCCACCCCGAACCCCATCGCGTCGTCAAGGCCGCGCAGGCCGCGGGCGTCGAGGTCATCGGCGACATTGAGCTCTTCTACCGCTCCGGCCTCACCGGCAAGACCATCGGCGTCACCGGCACCAACGGCAAATCCACGACCGTCAGCCTTATCCATCACATCCTCAAGGCCAACGGCAAAGCCACCGTTCTGGGCGGAAATATCGGCGTCCCCGTTCTCGATCTGAAAGTCCCGCCGGGAGAATGTTATTCGGTTCTGGAAATGTCCTCGTACCAGATCGACCTTTGCCCGACCTTCCGCCCCGACATCTCGGTGGTCATCAACATCACCTCCGACCATCTCGACCGCCACGGCGGGATCGAGCCTTACGCGGCAGTCAAACAGAAACTCGTTGACGATGCCCACAGCGGCTATGGCGGCGGGACGGCAATTATCTGCAACGACGACGAATACACAGGCCGGATTCTCCAAGCCGTCCGCGAAAAGGGGCTCCGTAAGGTCATTCCGGTCTCCGTAAGCGGAAAAGAACAGGGCGGCGTGTACGCCAACGAAGGCAAGCTGGTGGACGCGATATCCGATCAGGTGATCGAGGTGGGAGTCCTGGAGGATTTAAAAACCCTGCGCGGAATCCATAATCATCAGAATGTCGTCTGCGCCTACGCCGTGGGCCGGGTCGTCGGCCTGTCTCCGGCTGAAATCTTCGAGGCGATGAAAACCTTCGAAGGCTTGCAGCACCGCCAGCACCTCATCCGCACCGTCAACGGCGTCTCCTATGTGAATGACAGCAAGGCCACGAACCCCGACTCCGCCGCGATGGCGCTCGGCTGTCATAACAACATTTACTGGATTGTCGGCGGCCGCAAAAAGGACGCGGGCCTTTCGGGGCTGGAGATTTTCGCCGACCGCATCCGCCACGCCTTCCTGATCGGCGAATCCACCAACGAATTTGCGGACTGGATGAAAAAATACGGCATTGAACACACCAAAAGCCGCAAGCTCGTCTCCGCCATCCGTTCCGCGCATATCATGGCGCAGGAAAAGCGCGGCCAGCCCGGCGGGGCAGGGGTCGTGCTTCTGTCCCCGGCCTGCGCGTCTTTCGATCAGTTCAAATCCTTCGAGGATCGCGGGAAGAAATTCACGCGCCTCGTGCATCGGTTGGGGGAGTAGGAAATGTCAGCCGCCTCGCAGGACATCCAGCCCTTCTCCCGCGCCGACCGCTCGTTTCTGGGCGCGTGGTGGTGGACGGTCGATCAGAGCATCCTCCTCTCGGTCCTGATCCTGGCCCTGATCGGCGTGGCGATGGTCTCGACCGCCAGCCCGCCCGTCGCGCAGCTATTGGAGGTCGAGGATTACTATTTCCTCAAGCGCCAGATCATCTTTCTGGTTCCGGCCCTCATACTGATGATCGGCATTTCGATGCTCCCGCCAAGGACAATCTGGCGGATGTGCAGCCTTGCCCTGATTATGGGGATTGTAGCGCTGGTTATGACTCTTTTTGTCGGAACCGAGATCAAGGGTGCCCGCCGCTGGCTCCCGATCTTGGGGATGTCCGTCCAGGCCAGCGAATTCGTTAAACCCGCCTTCATCGTCGTATCCGCCTGGCTGATCGCCCTGCAAAAAGTGTCCTGGGCGCGGGTCGGCGGCGTCAGGCAGAAGGCGGGCAGGGCGTTCACCCTGAATGAAGCCCCGCTCAACGGCTATTTCTTCGTCGTCGGCCTTTATATCCTGATTATCGCGCTGCTCATGCTCCAGCCCGATCTGGGCATGAGCGTCGTGGTGACTCTTGTGCTGGGGACGCAGGTCTTTCTTTCCGGCCTGCGCCTGCGCTATCTCGCGCTGATCCTGCTTCTCTCCCCCATCGTTCTGGGCGGCGCCTATCTCGGCTTCGATCACGTCCGCAGCCGCGTGGACCGCTTTTTCAATCCTGAAAGCGGTGACACCTATCAGGTCGATCAGTCTCTGGCCGCCTTCCGCAACGGCGGGCTGACGGGAACCGGGCCAGGGCAGGGTACGGTGAAACTCAACCTGCCCGACGCCCATGCCGACTTCATCTTTCCCGTTGCGGGCGAGGAGTTCGGGATTCTCTTCGTGCTGTTCCTGATCGGGCTGTTCCTCTTTATCGTCCTGCGCGGCTTCAAGCGCCTTCTGCAGGCCGAGGATATGTTTCCCATTCTCGCCGTCGGCGGTCTTTTGACTCTGTTCGGCCTGCAGGCGTTCGTCCATATGGGATCCAGCGTCCACCTCCTGCCTGCCAAGGGCATGACCATGCCCTTCATCAGCTACGGCGGCTCCTCCCTTCTCTCGCTCGGGGCGAGTATGGGCATCGTTCTGGCGCTCTCCCGCAGGCAGGGGAGGATGACGGCTGCGCGTGCAGGCTTGATCCGTTCTTCCTTCGCGGTGCAGGATAAAGGTGAAGAAACCCGCGAGTCCGAAGTATGAACGATTCTCCCGACAATATTCCCCTGATCCTGATCAGCAGCGGCGGGACAGGCGGGCACATGACGCCTGCGGCGGCGCTGTCGCACGATCTGGCGGCGCGGGGCAACAAATTGGCTCTCATCACCGACGAGCGCGGCAAAAAATTCACCGGAATGTTCCCGGAAAATATGCCGGTCCACGTCATCCGCGCTGGCACCGTGGGCGGTGGCCCCGCCGGAAAATTCAGGGGGCTGGTCAATCTCGGTGCGGGCCTCGTGCAGGCTTGGCGCATCGTCTCCGATCTTGAGCCGGACCTTGTGGTCGGATTTGGCGGCTATCCGTCTTTCCCCGGTGTCTTCGTGGCGCAGAAGCAACGGATTCCCGCCATCGTCCACGAGCAGAACGCGATTATCGGCAAGGCGAATTGTTACCTCGCCCGGCAGGCCGAACGCATCGCGCTGTCCTTTCCCGATCTCACAGGGCTGGAGAAGGACGAACGGATGCGCGCCGTGATTACCGGCAATCCGGTCCGCGCCGAAATCGCCGCATTGCACAAAACGCCATATCCGAAGCCGCAGGCGGGCGGACCGCTGAATATTCTGGTGATGGGCGGTTCTCTGGGCGCCTCGGTCTTCAGCAAGGTGGTTCCACAGACCCTCGCGCAGCTTCTCTCGGAATATAAAAAACGCCTGAATGTCGTCCAGCAATGCCGGGAAGAGGATCTGGAGCCAACAGCCTTCGCCTATAAGGACTCCGGAATCAACGCCGAAGTTGCGTCCTTTTACAACGATATGGCCGAACGTCTGGCCGCCGCGCATCTGGTGATCTGCCGCTCGGGGGCCAGCACCGTGGCCGAGGTCACGGCGGCGGGCCGCCCCGCGATTTTCGTACCCTATCCGCACCATAAGGACCAGCAGCAGAAGAGGAACGCCGACCATGTGGCCGATGGCGGCGGGGCGTGGATGATGACCGAGGACGGTTTCACCCCCGAAGCATTGCTTGCAAGATTGACCGCTTTTCTGCAAAATCCCGCTGTTTTGGGCGAGGCGGCAGAAAAATGCCGCGCCTTCGGCAAACCGGACGCCGCCCATAAGCTGGGGAACCTGGTGAAGTCCGTAGTGTCGGGACCGGGCTACTAGAGCAGAATGTGAAGGAGTAAACCATATGCGGATCATGTCGCCGGACATCGGAACGCTCCATTTCGTCGGTATTGGCGGCATCGGGATGAGCGGCATCGCCATTCTCCTGAACGCGCTGGGCTATAAAGTACAGGGAACCGATCAGGCGGAGGGCGCGAACGTCGCAAGACTGCGCGAGATCGGTTTGCGCGTCATGGTCGGCCACGCCGCAAAAAACATTCTCTGCGAAAAGGGGGAGCTTCCCGCCGCCATCGTCATTTCCTCCGCCGTGAAATCCGATAACCCCGAAGTCATCGCCGCCCGCGAATCCAAAGTCCCCGTCGTCAAGCGCGCCGAGATGCTGGCCGAGTTGATGCGCCTCAAATCCGCCGTCGCCGTCGCCGGAACCCACGGAAAAACCACGACCACCTCGATGGTCGGACAGATGCTCGACGCCGCAGGCTTCGATCCGACCGTCGTCAATGGGGGGATCGTGAACGCTTACGGCACCAATCTCCGCTTCGGCCAGTCCGACGCGATGGTCGTCGAGGCCGACGAGAGCGACGGAACCTTCACCCGCCTTCCTGCGACGGTCGCGGTGGTCACAAATATAGACCCGGAACATATGGATCATTACGGCTCTTTTGACGAAGTGCGCGAAGCCTACAAACGGTTCGTTCTGAACCTGCCCTTTTACGGCTACGCCCTGTTATGCCTCGATCACCCCGAGGTGCAGGCGCTGGTCCCGCAGGTCTCCCAAAGAAAAATCATCACCTACGGTTTTAATCCTCAGGCCGACATCCGCGCCTCCAATGTCCGGCAGGACGCGAAGGGCAGCACCTTCGACGTCACCTTCGCCGGCTGGTTGAGCCTTGATGGCCGCGATGTCGTGATCTCCGATGTGATCCTGCCGATGCCCGGCCTTCATAACGTACAGAATTCGCTCGTCGCCTTCGGCGTGGCGAAAGAAATGGACGTCCCGCCCGCCACGATGCGAAAGGCGCTCTCGGGCTTCCGGGGCGTCAAACGCCGCTTCACGCGGGTCGGCGAAGTGAACGGGATAGCCATTATCGACGATTACGCGCATCACCCCGTGGAAATCGAAACAATCCTGAA
The sequence above is drawn from the Alphaproteobacteria bacterium genome and encodes:
- the mraZ gene encoding division/cell wall cluster transcriptional repressor MraZ, with the translated sequence MALFISTFTNKLDRKGRVSVPAPFRAALGERLHLGVVLFRSHNHPCLEGFEWDRMDEISQRLEHYDLFSDDQDDLATAIFGESVHLQFDGEGRVMLTQDLIEFSGLDDYATFVGLGRKFQIWQPGAFEERKKTARSQVREKRLTIPADREGSP
- a CDS encoding cell division protein FtsW; amino-acid sequence: MSAASQDIQPFSRADRSFLGAWWWTVDQSILLSVLILALIGVAMVSTASPPVAQLLEVEDYYFLKRQIIFLVPALILMIGISMLPPRTIWRMCSLALIMGIVALVMTLFVGTEIKGARRWLPILGMSVQASEFVKPAFIVVSAWLIALQKVSWARVGGVRQKAGRAFTLNEAPLNGYFFVVGLYILIIALLMLQPDLGMSVVVTLVLGTQVFLSGLRLRYLALILLLSPIVLGGAYLGFDHVRSRVDRFFNPESGDTYQVDQSLAAFRNGGLTGTGPGQGTVKLNLPDAHADFIFPVAGEEFGILFVLFLIGLFLFIVLRGFKRLLQAEDMFPILAVGGLLTLFGLQAFVHMGSSVHLLPAKGMTMPFISYGGSSLLSLGASMGIVLALSRRQGRMTAARAGLIRSSFAVQDKGEETRESEV
- a CDS encoding phospho-N-acetylmuramoyl-pentapeptide-transferase — protein: MFYNILFPLHYYVSFFNLFGYVTFRTGGAIMTSLIICFLIAPRMIAWLKMKQKEGQPIRDDGPETHFKKAGTPTMGGLMILISVSISTILWADLANPFVWLALLVMVGYGAIGFADDYLKLTKKNPKGLSGKRKLAAQFGISFLVTIGIMFALPDAFSTHVAPPFFKNVLFNLSWFFIPWSMLVIVGSSNAVNLTDGLDGLAIVPVAIVAACFGLIAYLAGRQDFSEYLFIPFIPGTAELAIICGALIGGAMGFLWYNAPPAAIFMGDTGSLAMGGLLGAISVMVKHEIVLAIVGGLFVLETVSVIIQVASFKLTGKRVFAMAPIHHHFEKKGWSEPTIVIRFWIIAMILALIGLATLKLR
- the murG gene encoding undecaprenyldiphospho-muramoylpentapeptide beta-N-acetylglucosaminyltransferase; the encoded protein is MNDSPDNIPLILISSGGTGGHMTPAAALSHDLAARGNKLALITDERGKKFTGMFPENMPVHVIRAGTVGGGPAGKFRGLVNLGAGLVQAWRIVSDLEPDLVVGFGGYPSFPGVFVAQKQRIPAIVHEQNAIIGKANCYLARQAERIALSFPDLTGLEKDERMRAVITGNPVRAEIAALHKTPYPKPQAGGPLNILVMGGSLGASVFSKVVPQTLAQLLSEYKKRLNVVQQCREEDLEPTAFAYKDSGINAEVASFYNDMAERLAAAHLVICRSGASTVAEVTAAGRPAIFVPYPHHKDQQQKRNADHVADGGGAWMMTEDGFTPEALLARLTAFLQNPAVLGEAAEKCRAFGKPDAAHKLGNLVKSVVSGPGY
- a CDS encoding UDP-N-acetylmuramoyl-L-alanine--D-glutamate ligase, producing MVKLKTYVNSLPKKKVLVYGLGRSGMSAVKALKKAGAEVVAGDDRPEALQEARKLKIETLDDGRQDFKEFAFIVLSPGVPYTHPEPHRVVKAAQAAGVEVIGDIELFYRSGLTGKTIGVTGTNGKSTTVSLIHHILKANGKATVLGGNIGVPVLDLKVPPGECYSVLEMSSYQIDLCPTFRPDISVVINITSDHLDRHGGIEPYAAVKQKLVDDAHSGYGGGTAIICNDDEYTGRILQAVREKGLRKVIPVSVSGKEQGGVYANEGKLVDAISDQVIEVGVLEDLKTLRGIHNHQNVVCAYAVGRVVGLSPAEIFEAMKTFEGLQHRQHLIRTVNGVSYVNDSKATNPDSAAMALGCHNNIYWIVGGRKKDAGLSGLEIFADRIRHAFLIGESTNEFADWMKKYGIEHTKSRKLVSAIRSAHIMAQEKRGQPGGAGVVLLSPACASFDQFKSFEDRGKKFTRLVHRLGE
- the rsmH gene encoding 16S rRNA (cytosine(1402)-N(4))-methyltransferase RsmH codes for the protein MRAVGASEHAPVMLPEVLRALEPRDGAVYVDGTFGAGGYTRAILEAADCTVIALDRDVSVEKYARNLKEKFGERLIFVRGCFGDVESILQKNGFAKVDGFVLDLGVSSMQLDQRERGFSFRLAGPLDMRMDAASGATAADLVNTMKESDLADVIYKYGEERRSRKIANRIINQRAQKPFETTLELADAVRAVVPRSPKDKSDPATRTFQALRIAVNDELGELERTLAASEKILSPGGRLVVVTFHSLEDSIVKNFIREKSGRTPSGSRHFPEKSPQKADPVFVSLYNKAISPSEEETSFNSRSRSAKLRGAARTPFTDRKDTL
- a CDS encoding penicillin-binding protein 2, whose translation is MRLRSHRRNIIHLEGEQSAALQLAYGRLILLGGLFALAYLLIAARTIDLMIVQGRHFESTQDSEELSRLARSQDLLDHVRRGNIYDRNGVLLATSLKTPSLYADPELLLDKPKVSKALTEIFPDLKEQETLAKISIPKSRYAWLRPNISPQQQEKILDLGEPGLAFEYADSRIYPQGKMAAHLIGYTGRDGRGLSGIERSAQKTLEQGQDISLTLDVRLQHALRREIETAITEFSAQAGVGVILDAQTGEMLAGVSLPDYDLNANSLYVSDEEKYKEILRNRVTMGVYEFGSVFKIFTTAALLETQDAPLATTFDARKPLKIDGHTINDYHAQKRIMTVPEVFMHSSNIGSAMMAQAVGMDKLKAFLSDLGLMDKPSFDIREVSKPLLPPEPWAGSSLVTVSYGHGISVSALQLCVATATIINGGLQIHPKLILKSGADNIKPQARILSAETSEKMRGLLRLVVTKGTGGKADVPGYYVGGKTGTAEKSGGKKGYNRKSLLSSFIGAFPIDNPRYVVFVMIDEPQGTKKSYGYATGGWVAAPVVARVVTSMAAILGLPSDNYVEAQDISLPLQQYIKPEHPEKKLASNEQ
- a CDS encoding UDP-N-acetylmuramoyl-L-alanyl-D-glutamate--2,6-diaminopimelate ligase: MSSDIEKNLRETTHRVLSGAFAGITQDSREVKSGYIFAALQGTKVDGRDFIPQALENGATGIIAKTGTKLPEEYKKCPPWNPSPEVRKRLGIEPFERPPHEEFGKSMSRYYKYSEAPRSKSDMGIMLIEADNPHKEFSKWCGTLYFHQPSTIAAVTGTNGKTSTAHFTAQLWKSLGHQSASMGTLGIMKDGKIAASASMTTPDPVTLHKNLAEMAKEGITHLCMEASSHGLEQYRIDGVRIGVAGYTNISRDHLDYHKDMESYLAAKLRLFSEVLRKNSTVVLNADVPEYETLEKTCKDAGHTIISYGQKAETLKLIKSVPNPGGQLLELSIEGKKHTLKLPLVGGFQVMNALCALGLVWAEEKDRLDTLLKALENLQPVPGRLQKIEGPKDVYVDYAHTPDALETVLKALRPHTAGKLICLFGCGGDRDPGKRPIMGEIAARLANRIIVTDDNPRTEKPESIRAAILNGIGKGKPVQDIGDRREAIRTAIKEMKEGDVLLVAGKGHETGQIIGNITTPFDDAQEVRNAMT